The following proteins come from a genomic window of Pyxidicoccus sp. MSG2:
- a CDS encoding Uma2 family endonuclease, translating to MERKAATYADLVALPDRFIGELIGGVLHASPRPAAAVAIAAFNLCAAVGMPFSAGKGGPGGWVILNKPELHLGEDVLVPDVAGWHRERMPHPREVVAFTVVPDWVCEVLSPSTKALDRKEKLPIYAREGVRHVWLVDPRARALEVFRLEGADYSLLATHSGGGHVRAEPFDAIELNLAFVWGET from the coding sequence ATGGAACGGAAAGCGGCCACGTATGCAGATCTGGTGGCACTTCCCGATCGATTCATCGGGGAGCTGATTGGCGGAGTGCTGCATGCCAGCCCGAGGCCGGCTGCAGCGGTCGCAATCGCTGCTTTCAACCTGTGCGCCGCAGTGGGGATGCCGTTCTCTGCGGGCAAGGGTGGACCCGGCGGCTGGGTCATCCTGAACAAGCCAGAGCTCCACCTGGGCGAGGACGTGCTGGTCCCCGACGTGGCCGGCTGGCATCGCGAGCGGATGCCCCACCCGCGAGAAGTCGTGGCGTTCACGGTGGTGCCGGACTGGGTCTGCGAGGTGCTCTCTCCCTCCACGAAGGCGCTGGACCGCAAGGAGAAGCTGCCCATCTACGCACGCGAGGGCGTGCGGCACGTCTGGCTGGTGGACCCGAGGGCCCGAGCGCTGGAAGTGTTCCGGCTGGAGGGCGCGGACTATTCGCTGCTCGCCACGCACTCCGGTGGAGGACACGTTCGCGCCGAGCCCTTCGATGCAATCGAGCTGAATCTGGCGTTTGTCTGGGGCGAGACGTAG
- a CDS encoding AAA family ATPase, producing MLSDAVVGRWKQRLDAMRNDLAYMEAQADRDVARKKVREEIRALFSAFRAGSVGLEALRSTFDVNTRNEWDVFGLKGLSGAMFLNTLVKHLPAYARDIEVRLRSVLPLPSSDEEARSRMMGFHDRLVELIAQGVTTRRAVQPTRTPFFVSAAWHMEAPEQWPIYYESMRTRLAEEGLFERSEDAVDSYFRFTAQVRELQAALRISPWELEHVCEWEEAAMVPGAVVPAPAPQPTGRQVWLIAPGPRADHWEEFYRDGIVAIGWDDLGDLRRYPDLDSIKDALRKKGGDDAVEPRHDALACWEFAQVIRPGDVVFAKKGRHLIVGYGVVESDYRYDTTRRDYNSVRKVKWLWSGEKQPRERPLVTKTLTNVTAYAGLVAELEAAVEVGGSDGQGAGASIPKLPPPKPPEPPYTLDDAMAEIFLPRSELEHLVTLVRHRKNVVLQGPPGVGKTFVASRLANLILERHAPDHVCFVQFHQSYAYEDFVQGYRPAKAGGFELKDGPFLRFCDRALQDPEDDYVLIIDEINRGNLSKIFGELMMLIEPDKRESRWGVSLAYAEEKDAPFYVPPNLYIIGTMNTADRSLAMVDYALRRRFAFIDIGPATEEPSFHRHLTLRGASPALIERIRNRVRTLNEHIEGDPSLGRGYLVGHSYFCASKESTCDDAWYKQIIDYEVEPLLREYWFDRPARADEAVELLLAED from the coding sequence ATGCTGAGTGACGCGGTCGTTGGACGATGGAAGCAGCGGCTCGATGCCATGCGGAATGACCTGGCCTACATGGAGGCCCAGGCCGACCGGGATGTGGCTCGCAAGAAGGTTCGCGAGGAAATCCGCGCCCTGTTCAGCGCATTCAGGGCAGGCAGTGTGGGCTTGGAGGCGCTCCGCTCCACGTTCGACGTGAACACCCGGAACGAGTGGGACGTGTTCGGGCTCAAGGGCCTGTCCGGGGCCATGTTCCTGAACACCCTGGTTAAGCACCTGCCCGCATATGCGCGAGACATCGAAGTGCGTCTGCGCTCGGTCCTGCCCCTGCCGTCGTCAGATGAAGAGGCACGTAGCCGGATGATGGGCTTCCATGACCGTCTCGTGGAGCTGATTGCCCAGGGGGTAACGACCCGCAGGGCGGTCCAGCCGACGCGGACTCCCTTCTTTGTCAGCGCGGCCTGGCACATGGAGGCGCCCGAGCAGTGGCCCATCTATTACGAATCGATGCGGACGCGCCTCGCAGAGGAGGGCTTGTTCGAGCGGAGTGAAGACGCGGTCGATTCCTATTTCCGCTTCACCGCTCAGGTGCGGGAGCTCCAGGCTGCCCTCCGAATCAGCCCGTGGGAGTTGGAGCATGTGTGTGAGTGGGAGGAGGCCGCGATGGTACCCGGGGCCGTGGTTCCGGCTCCCGCGCCGCAGCCGACCGGGCGGCAGGTATGGCTCATCGCCCCGGGGCCGCGTGCCGACCATTGGGAGGAGTTCTATCGCGACGGCATCGTGGCGATCGGGTGGGACGACCTGGGAGATCTCCGCAGGTACCCGGATTTGGATTCCATCAAGGATGCGCTTCGCAAGAAGGGTGGAGACGACGCCGTCGAGCCACGGCACGACGCGCTGGCCTGCTGGGAGTTCGCGCAGGTGATACGGCCCGGGGATGTCGTCTTCGCCAAGAAGGGCCGTCATCTCATCGTGGGATACGGCGTGGTGGAGTCCGACTATCGTTACGACACCACTCGCCGCGACTACAACAGCGTGAGGAAGGTGAAGTGGCTGTGGTCCGGTGAGAAGCAGCCCCGTGAGCGGCCGCTGGTGACGAAGACGCTGACGAACGTCACGGCCTATGCGGGGCTGGTTGCGGAACTGGAAGCCGCCGTGGAGGTGGGTGGGAGTGACGGCCAGGGGGCGGGAGCCTCGATTCCCAAACTGCCTCCGCCGAAGCCACCCGAGCCGCCTTACACGTTGGACGATGCCATGGCGGAAATCTTCCTGCCTCGTTCGGAGCTGGAGCACCTCGTCACCCTGGTGCGCCACCGCAAGAACGTCGTCCTCCAGGGCCCGCCAGGAGTGGGCAAGACCTTCGTTGCCTCGCGTCTGGCGAACCTCATCCTCGAGCGGCATGCCCCCGACCATGTCTGCTTCGTCCAATTCCACCAGTCCTACGCCTACGAGGACTTCGTCCAGGGCTATCGCCCCGCGAAGGCGGGTGGCTTCGAGCTGAAGGACGGACCCTTTCTCCGCTTCTGCGACCGAGCGCTGCAGGACCCGGAGGACGATTACGTCCTCATCATCGATGAAATCAACCGGGGCAACCTCAGCAAGATCTTCGGTGAGCTGATGATGCTCATCGAGCCCGACAAGCGAGAGTCGCGGTGGGGTGTCTCGCTCGCCTATGCAGAAGAGAAGGACGCGCCGTTCTACGTTCCTCCGAACCTGTACATCATCGGAACCATGAACACGGCCGACCGCTCTCTCGCCATGGTCGACTACGCGCTGAGGCGGCGCTTTGCGTTCATCGATATCGGCCCTGCCACCGAGGAGCCGTCGTTCCATCGGCACCTGACATTGCGTGGCGCCTCGCCCGCGCTCATCGAGCGCATCCGGAACCGGGTGCGGACGCTCAACGAACATATCGAGGGCGATCCGAGCCTGGGGCGGGGCTACCTGGTTGGCCACAGCTACTTCTGCGCGTCAAAAGAGAGCACCTGTGACGACGCCTGGTACAAGCAGATCATCGATTACGAAGTCGAGCCGCTACTCAGGGAGTATTGGTTCGACCGGCCCGCGCGTGCCGATGAGGCAGTGGAGCTACTCCTCGCGGAGGACTGA
- a CDS encoding precorrin-2 dehydrogenase/sirohydrochlorin ferrochelatase family protein — protein MSHPIDYPVCLRLEGRRVLLVGGGTIAEGRALAALEAGARLRVVAPEATATLRTLATEGRLEWLARPYASGDVRGHDLVLAAADDTSVGPRVAAEARALGIWVNTADVPALCDFTLPSVGRRGPITLAISTAGQAPAVARLLRRELTARVAPHHVWLARLSGWLRRRLPAGVERQRLLKGLVEGDIGALLARGERKAAGVRLRAALKTLKSSGETT, from the coding sequence ATGAGCCACCCCATCGACTACCCCGTCTGCCTCCGCCTGGAGGGGCGCCGCGTCCTCCTCGTGGGAGGCGGCACCATCGCCGAGGGCCGCGCCCTCGCCGCGCTCGAGGCCGGCGCCCGGCTGCGCGTCGTCGCCCCCGAGGCCACCGCCACGCTGCGCACCCTGGCCACCGAGGGCCGCCTCGAATGGCTCGCCCGCCCCTATGCCTCCGGCGACGTACGCGGGCACGACCTCGTCCTCGCCGCCGCGGACGACACGAGCGTGGGCCCTCGCGTGGCGGCGGAGGCGCGGGCGCTCGGCATCTGGGTGAACACGGCGGACGTGCCAGCGCTGTGCGACTTCACGCTGCCCTCCGTGGGACGCCGGGGCCCCATCACCTTGGCCATCTCCACCGCCGGCCAGGCGCCCGCCGTGGCCCGGCTGCTGCGCCGCGAGCTGACGGCGCGGGTGGCACCGCACCACGTGTGGCTGGCGCGGCTCAGCGGGTGGCTGCGCCGCCGCCTGCCCGCGGGCGTGGAGCGCCAGCGGCTCTTGAAGGGGCTGGTGGAGGGAGACATCGGCGCGCTGCTGGCACGGGGCGAGCGCAAGGCCGCGGGAGTCCGACTCCGCGCGGCGCTGAAGACCTTGAAGTCATCGGGAGAGACGACATGA
- a CDS encoding GTP-binding protein codes for MDTALQTPPQPDVQRLLDEHSSRELLRLVVVGSVDDGKSTLIGRLLYECDGLFEDQISAVKKASAKRAAARTEVPPEVLAQGLRAAAGAEDEELDFSLFTDGLKAEREQGITIDVAYRYLSTGKRKVIIADTPGHIQYTRNMATGASTADAAVILVDARLGVLPQTRRHAYIASLLGIPYLAVAVNKMDLVGFDRATFERIGQELADFAYTLGFEGVRLFPVSASRGDNITRPSARTPWNEGGTLLGWLESLPHQRRLDNAAFRFPVQYVLRPHQDYRGLAGQVASGTVRVGDEVQVLPSGRRTRVAGIDTFDGPLEEASAPASVTLRLADEVDASRGDLLSHVDEPPLALHQLDAMLVWFGEQPLDVSRRYLVKQATRTAPAQVERILWRKELEDLSEVPAEALSLNDIGKVRLVCRRPLLADPYRDNRRTGAFIIIDALTHDTVGAGMVLGPADTGTRGAVEASLVSSAERRARLGQPGAIVLLPSSPGAASRAFELERSLFDQGRHVATVAGDVEVALGLAGAGLVALVHTEAPQTRRVLRAEARDAGVAWLELDASEDAKQHVERVLALGENVK; via the coding sequence ATGGATACCGCACTGCAGACACCTCCCCAGCCCGACGTGCAACGGCTCCTCGATGAGCACTCCAGCCGCGAGCTGCTGCGGCTCGTCGTCGTGGGCTCCGTGGACGACGGGAAGTCCACGCTCATCGGCCGGCTCCTCTACGAGTGCGACGGCCTCTTCGAGGACCAGATTTCCGCCGTGAAGAAGGCCAGCGCCAAGCGCGCCGCCGCTCGCACCGAGGTGCCCCCGGAGGTGCTCGCCCAGGGCCTCAGGGCGGCAGCCGGAGCCGAGGACGAGGAGCTGGACTTCTCCCTCTTCACCGACGGCCTGAAGGCCGAGCGCGAGCAGGGCATCACCATCGACGTGGCCTACCGCTACCTGTCCACGGGCAAGCGCAAGGTCATCATCGCGGACACGCCGGGACACATCCAATACACGCGCAACATGGCCACCGGCGCCTCCACGGCGGATGCGGCGGTCATCCTGGTAGACGCGCGCCTGGGCGTGCTTCCGCAGACGCGCCGGCACGCGTACATCGCCTCGCTGCTGGGCATCCCCTACCTGGCCGTCGCGGTGAACAAGATGGACCTGGTCGGCTTCGACCGCGCCACCTTCGAGCGCATCGGCCAGGAGCTGGCGGACTTCGCGTACACGCTCGGCTTCGAGGGCGTGCGCCTCTTCCCCGTCAGCGCGAGCCGGGGCGACAACATCACCCGGCCCAGTGCGAGGACGCCGTGGAACGAGGGCGGCACGCTGCTCGGGTGGCTGGAGTCGCTGCCCCACCAGCGCCGGCTCGACAACGCCGCCTTCCGCTTCCCCGTGCAGTACGTGCTCCGGCCGCACCAGGACTACCGCGGGCTGGCCGGCCAGGTGGCCTCCGGCACCGTGCGCGTGGGTGACGAGGTGCAGGTGCTCCCCTCCGGGCGCCGCACGCGCGTGGCGGGCATCGACACCTTCGACGGACCACTCGAGGAGGCGTCCGCGCCGGCTTCCGTGACGCTGCGGCTGGCGGACGAGGTGGACGCCAGCCGGGGTGACTTGCTGTCCCACGTGGACGAGCCGCCGCTCGCGCTCCACCAGCTCGACGCGATGCTGGTGTGGTTCGGGGAGCAGCCGTTGGACGTCTCGCGCCGCTACCTGGTGAAGCAGGCCACGCGCACCGCGCCCGCGCAGGTGGAGCGCATCCTCTGGCGCAAGGAGCTGGAGGACCTGTCCGAGGTACCCGCGGAGGCGCTGTCCCTCAACGACATCGGCAAGGTGCGGCTGGTGTGCCGCCGGCCACTGCTGGCCGACCCGTACCGCGACAACCGGCGCACCGGTGCCTTCATCATCATCGACGCCCTCACGCACGACACGGTGGGCGCGGGCATGGTGCTGGGGCCGGCGGACACGGGGACTCGGGGCGCGGTGGAGGCGTCCCTCGTCTCCTCGGCCGAGCGGCGCGCGCGGCTGGGGCAGCCTGGGGCCATCGTCCTCCTGCCGTCCTCGCCGGGGGCTGCGTCGCGTGCCTTCGAGCTGGAACGGAGCCTGTTCGACCAGGGCCGGCACGTAGCCACCGTCGCGGGTGACGTGGAGGTGGCGCTCGGGCTGGCCGGCGCGGGGCTGGTGGCGCTGGTGCACACCGAGGCGCCACAGACGCGGCGAGTCCTCCGCGCGGAGGCTCGCGACGCGGGCGTGGCGTGGCTGGAACTGGATGCGTCCGAGGACGCGAAGCAGCACGTGGAGCGCGTCCTGGCGCTCGGGGAGAACGTGAAGTGA
- a CDS encoding SMI1/KNR4 family protein, protein MGGKDKKPALGGLAAAFQKAGLATKEQAERVDAEKRARDPATYRASLGLDGASAEGTGSYREQLAPVNAWFAERLQREPGLAARMTGERTQAVALEGSPATRAEVSAAEHALGFTLPPSFAAFLLELGSVSFLGPWRDATTPVDRLVAASASLDADVALTAERFVQVAKREGVTLDPRSPRRLLHVSDDRNGEAVFALCAQRAASGEAPVFMRFHDEPDALYDASVDFRQWFGARLARLRAELQEWLARGAPR, encoded by the coding sequence ATGGGTGGAAAGGACAAGAAGCCAGCGCTCGGAGGCCTCGCAGCGGCCTTCCAGAAGGCGGGCCTCGCCACGAAGGAACAGGCCGAGCGCGTCGATGCCGAGAAGCGGGCGCGTGACCCGGCGACCTACCGCGCTTCGCTAGGCCTCGACGGAGCCTCTGCCGAAGGCACGGGCAGCTATCGGGAGCAGCTTGCCCCGGTCAACGCGTGGTTCGCCGAGCGGCTCCAGCGTGAGCCGGGCCTCGCCGCGCGGATGACGGGCGAGCGGACCCAGGCCGTGGCCCTCGAGGGTTCACCGGCGACACGGGCAGAGGTGAGTGCCGCTGAACATGCGCTGGGCTTCACCCTTCCTCCGTCCTTCGCGGCCTTTCTCCTCGAACTGGGCTCCGTCTCCTTTCTTGGCCCATGGCGTGACGCCACGACGCCCGTGGATCGGCTGGTGGCCGCGAGCGCTTCGCTCGACGCCGATGTCGCCTTGACCGCCGAGCGGTTCGTTCAGGTCGCGAAGCGTGAAGGCGTGACGCTGGACCCGCGCTCGCCTCGGCGGCTGCTGCACGTGTCCGACGACAGGAACGGGGAGGCGGTCTTCGCCCTCTGTGCGCAGCGAGCCGCTTCCGGTGAAGCCCCCGTGTTCATGCGCTTCCACGATGAGCCCGATGCGCTGTACGACGCGTCCGTCGACTTCCGTCAGTGGTTCGGCGCGCGCCTCGCTCGCCTCAGGGCCGAGCTCCAGGAGTGGCTGGCCAGGGGAGCACCGCGCTGA
- a CDS encoding 5-methylcytosine restriction system specificity protein McrC: protein MVPLQNVYYLLCYAWEHLDDSTATDVGALACERVEDLLAHVLSSGVTGLLRRGLDRAYVECREELRSPRGKLDLASSMKRGLERTGRAACTFDELDSDVLHNRLLRASLVRLASAGVSPGRSRELLLAARRMRGVMDIEPTPALFQRVQLHRNNGHYRFLLHVCELAVRCLVPDAQGKGYRFNDFRANEQEMGALFEGFVRNFLKREQRHFRVEVETIRWKVEPVVEGTESLLPVMRTDLSLVAPGRKVIVDTKFYQSPLRVGRDGRKKLREAHLYQMLAYLKNLEGQSEREAHAAVLLYASTGEHFDLRYRLGAYELRARSLDLDRPWQSIRAELLQLAEGLRLPLPVRPGATGS, encoded by the coding sequence GTGGTTCCCCTCCAGAACGTCTACTACCTGCTCTGCTACGCCTGGGAGCACCTTGACGACTCCACGGCCACCGACGTCGGGGCACTCGCCTGTGAACGGGTCGAGGACCTGCTGGCGCACGTGCTCAGCTCGGGCGTCACCGGGTTGCTGCGACGGGGACTCGACCGCGCCTATGTAGAGTGCCGGGAAGAGCTGCGCTCCCCGCGTGGAAAGCTCGACCTCGCTTCGAGCATGAAGCGGGGCCTGGAGCGGACAGGGCGAGCTGCCTGCACCTTTGACGAGCTCGACTCGGACGTCCTGCATAACCGATTGCTGCGCGCGTCCCTGGTGCGGCTGGCTTCCGCCGGAGTCTCCCCTGGCCGCTCGCGTGAGCTGCTGCTGGCGGCGCGGCGCATGCGTGGCGTGATGGACATCGAGCCCACGCCCGCGCTCTTTCAGCGCGTTCAGCTCCACCGCAACAACGGCCACTACCGGTTTCTGCTTCATGTGTGTGAGCTGGCGGTGCGGTGCCTCGTTCCCGACGCGCAGGGAAAGGGCTACCGCTTCAACGACTTCCGGGCCAACGAGCAGGAGATGGGGGCCCTGTTCGAAGGCTTCGTCCGAAACTTCCTCAAGCGCGAACAGCGCCACTTCAGGGTCGAAGTCGAGACCATCCGGTGGAAGGTGGAGCCGGTGGTCGAGGGGACCGAATCGCTTCTTCCCGTGATGCGAACCGACCTCTCCCTGGTGGCGCCGGGAAGGAAGGTCATCGTCGACACGAAGTTCTACCAGTCCCCACTGCGTGTCGGTCGGGATGGCCGCAAGAAGCTGCGCGAAGCGCACCTCTACCAGATGCTGGCCTATCTGAAGAACCTGGAGGGACAGAGTGAGCGGGAGGCCCATGCCGCTGTCCTCCTGTACGCCTCGACGGGTGAGCACTTCGACCTGCGTTACCGGCTGGGTGCCTACGAGCTGCGTGCGCGTTCGTTGGACCTCGACAGGCCCTGGCAGTCCATCCGCGCCGAGTTGCTCCAACTCGCCGAGGGGCTCCGCTTACCGCTGCCGGTCCGGCCAGGGGCAACAGGCAGCTGA
- a CDS encoding phosphoadenylyl-sulfate reductase, producing MSPPLSATSLAVSTPAPLDEARALKDAPVEEVLAWVERRFGARAALASSFGVEDMVLIDLARKHAPSLRVFTLDTGRLPPETYELIEVTRNRYGIAVETFFPERTRVEAMESTLGYFSFRKNLEARKECCAIRKVEPLRRALAGREAWVTGLRREQSVTRTAVDIAEVDAEHGGLLKLSPLAAWTRQDVWAYVKANAVPYNALHDRGYPSIGCAPCTRAVKPYEDERAGRWWWEAREHSECGLHPVR from the coding sequence ATGTCGCCCCCGCTGTCCGCCACCTCCCTCGCAGTCTCCACCCCGGCCCCCCTCGACGAGGCGCGCGCATTGAAGGACGCGCCCGTGGAGGAGGTGCTCGCCTGGGTGGAGCGGCGGTTCGGCGCGCGCGCGGCCCTCGCCTCCAGCTTCGGCGTGGAGGACATGGTCCTCATCGACCTGGCGCGCAAACACGCGCCGAGTCTCCGCGTCTTCACTCTCGACACCGGCCGTCTCCCGCCAGAGACGTACGAGCTCATCGAGGTGACTCGCAACCGCTACGGCATCGCCGTGGAGACCTTCTTCCCCGAGCGCACGCGCGTGGAGGCGATGGAGTCCACGCTGGGCTACTTCTCCTTCCGCAAGAACCTCGAGGCGCGCAAGGAGTGCTGCGCCATCCGCAAGGTGGAGCCGCTGCGGCGCGCGCTCGCTGGCCGCGAGGCGTGGGTGACGGGCCTGCGCCGCGAGCAGTCCGTCACCCGCACCGCCGTCGACATCGCCGAGGTCGACGCCGAACACGGAGGCCTCCTCAAGCTCAGCCCGCTGGCCGCGTGGACCCGCCAGGACGTGTGGGCCTACGTGAAGGCCAACGCCGTCCCCTACAACGCGCTCCATGACCGCGGCTACCCGTCCATCGGCTGCGCGCCCTGCACCCGCGCGGTGAAGCCGTACGAGGACGAGCGCGCCGGCCGCTGGTGGTGGGAAGCGCGCGAGCACAGCGAGTGCGGCCTGCACCCGGTCCGCTGA
- the cobA gene encoding uroporphyrinogen-III C-methyltransferase — protein MREQVQGRVFLVGAGPGDPELLTLRAARLLREADTVVHDRLVHPAVLEHARPRARLIYVGKEGGGESVRQEDIHSVLITQALLGRQVVRLKGGDPFVFGRGAEEALALEKAGIPYEVVPGLSAGIAATASAAIPVTHRDVSGEVTFATAHRVGGAPDWDFLARAQTLVLFMAGDRLEATVRALVTAGRAASTPAAMVEAGTWEHQRVVEATLGNIALEARRAAIGSPALLVVGEVVALRSRLPSLVARGSTMNGHPVPLKAEGGHE, from the coding sequence ATGAGAGAGCAGGTGCAGGGACGCGTGTTCCTGGTGGGAGCAGGCCCGGGAGACCCGGAGCTGCTCACGCTGCGCGCGGCGCGGTTGCTGAGAGAAGCGGACACGGTGGTGCATGACAGGCTCGTCCATCCCGCGGTGCTGGAGCACGCGCGTCCCCGCGCGCGCCTCATCTACGTGGGCAAGGAAGGCGGCGGCGAGTCCGTGCGGCAGGAGGACATCCACTCCGTGCTCATCACCCAGGCCCTGCTGGGCCGTCAGGTGGTGCGCCTCAAGGGCGGAGACCCGTTCGTCTTCGGCCGCGGCGCGGAAGAAGCCCTCGCGCTGGAGAAGGCCGGCATTCCCTACGAGGTGGTGCCCGGCCTGTCCGCGGGCATCGCCGCGACGGCCTCGGCGGCCATCCCCGTCACCCACCGGGACGTGTCCGGAGAGGTGACGTTCGCCACCGCGCACCGCGTGGGCGGCGCGCCGGACTGGGACTTCCTCGCGAGGGCCCAGACGCTGGTGCTCTTCATGGCGGGAGACCGACTGGAAGCGACGGTGCGCGCCCTGGTGACGGCGGGCCGGGCCGCTTCGACGCCTGCGGCAATGGTGGAGGCGGGCACGTGGGAGCACCAGCGGGTGGTGGAGGCCACGCTGGGCAACATCGCCCTCGAGGCGCGGCGGGCCGCCATCGGCTCCCCGGCGCTGCTGGTGGTGGGCGAGGTGGTGGCGCTGCGCTCGCGGCTGCCGTCGCTGGTGGCACGCGGTTCAACGATGAATGGGCACCCGGTGCCCCTGAAGGCGGAGGGTGGCCATGAGTGA
- a CDS encoding Uma2 family endonuclease produces MERKPATYADLEALPDNVIGELIGGVLHASPRLAGQHTLAASRLGIELGGPFDRGRNGPGGWILLVKPELHLSKDVLVPDQACWHRERLPNAREVVAFTVVPDWVCEVLSPSTEALDRKVKLPVYAREGVRHVWLMDPEARTLEVFRLEGTEYSLLATHSGPAVIRAEPFEVVELELAYLWDEM; encoded by the coding sequence ATGGAACGGAAACCGGCCACATATGCGGACCTGGAGGCACTTCCCGACAATGTCATCGGAGAGCTGATCGGCGGCGTGCTGCACGCCAGCCCGAGGCTAGCAGGGCAACATACGCTCGCCGCTTCCCGGCTGGGAATCGAGCTGGGAGGTCCGTTCGACCGGGGAAGGAATGGGCCTGGAGGATGGATCCTCCTCGTAAAGCCGGAGCTGCACCTGAGCAAGGACGTGCTAGTGCCGGACCAGGCCTGCTGGCACCGCGAACGGCTGCCGAATGCGCGAGAGGTGGTGGCGTTCACGGTGGTGCCGGACTGGGTCTGCGAAGTGCTCTCGCCCTCCACGGAGGCCCTGGACCGGAAGGTGAAACTGCCCGTGTACGCGCGCGAGGGCGTGCGGCACGTCTGGCTGATGGACCCCGAAGCGCGCACGCTGGAGGTGTTCCGATTGGAGGGTACGGAGTATTCGCTGCTCGCCACGCACTCAGGCCCGGCCGTCATTCGCGCCGAGCCCTTCGAGGTCGTCGAGTTGGAGCTCGCATACCTCTGGGACGAGATGTAG
- the cysD gene encoding sulfate adenylyltransferase subunit CysD, translating into MSENTLARTTHLAELEAESIHILRETVAEFANPVMLYSIGKDSQVLLHLARKAFHPAPLPFPLLHVDTTWKFRDMYTFRDAFVARHGLKLLVHQNRRALAEGINPFDHGSQKYTHAMKTQALLEALAQHGFDAAFGGARRDEEKSRAKERVFSFRDRHGQWDPRRQRPELWNLYNGRVDAGESMRVFPLSNWTELDVWHYVLRERIPVVPLYFAAERPVIDRNGTLLMVDDERMRLRPGEKPSLRRVRFRTLGCYPLSGAIESSATTVEAVIHEMVNARQSERQGRLIDHDEEGSMELKKREGYF; encoded by the coding sequence ATGAGTGAGAACACGCTGGCGAGGACCACGCACCTGGCGGAACTGGAGGCGGAGAGCATCCACATCCTGCGCGAGACGGTGGCCGAGTTCGCCAACCCGGTGATGCTCTACAGCATCGGCAAGGACTCGCAGGTGCTGCTGCACCTGGCGCGCAAGGCCTTCCACCCCGCGCCCCTGCCCTTCCCGCTCCTCCACGTGGACACCACCTGGAAGTTCCGGGACATGTACACCTTCCGCGACGCCTTCGTGGCCCGGCACGGGCTGAAACTCCTCGTGCACCAGAACCGCCGCGCGCTCGCCGAGGGCATCAACCCCTTCGACCACGGCAGCCAGAAGTACACCCACGCCATGAAGACGCAGGCGCTGCTGGAGGCGCTGGCGCAGCACGGCTTCGACGCGGCCTTCGGCGGTGCGCGCCGCGACGAGGAGAAGTCCCGCGCGAAGGAGCGCGTGTTCTCCTTCCGCGACAGGCACGGCCAGTGGGACCCGCGCCGGCAGCGGCCGGAGCTGTGGAACCTCTACAACGGCCGCGTGGACGCCGGGGAGAGCATGCGCGTCTTCCCCCTCTCCAACTGGACCGAGCTGGACGTGTGGCACTACGTGCTGCGCGAGCGCATTCCGGTGGTGCCGCTCTACTTCGCCGCCGAGCGCCCCGTCATCGACCGCAACGGCACGCTGCTGATGGTGGACGACGAGCGCATGCGCCTGCGCCCGGGCGAGAAGCCCTCGCTGAGGCGGGTGCGCTTCCGCACGCTCGGCTGCTACCCGCTGAGCGGCGCCATCGAGTCCTCCGCCACCACGGTGGAGGCCGTCATCCACGAGATGGTCAACGCCCGCCAGTCCGAGCGCCAGGGCCGTCTCATCGACCACGACGAAGAGGGCTCCATGGAGCTCAAGAAGCGCGAGGGCTACTTCTAA
- a CDS encoding SRPBCC family protein: MSTTRISRHVNAPRASVYRALLDARAVQTWMVPDGMTSHVHAFEPREGGSFRISLTYDAPTSTGKTTAHTDTHHGRFVKLVPDEQVVQVVEFETDDPAMRGEMTITYTLTNADGGTDIHAVHEGLPRGVSPADNELGWQMSLGKLAALVEGSSP, translated from the coding sequence ATGAGCACGACCCGCATCAGCCGCCATGTGAATGCGCCTCGCGCGAGCGTCTATCGCGCGCTTCTCGATGCCCGTGCGGTGCAGACGTGGATGGTGCCGGACGGCATGACCAGCCACGTGCATGCGTTCGAGCCGCGCGAAGGAGGCTCGTTCCGCATCTCGCTCACGTATGACGCGCCGACAAGCACCGGCAAGACGACCGCGCACACCGACACGCACCATGGCCGCTTCGTGAAGCTCGTGCCGGACGAGCAGGTGGTCCAGGTGGTCGAGTTCGAGACGGACGACCCCGCGATGCGCGGCGAGATGACGATTACGTACACCCTCACCAATGCGGACGGCGGCACCGATATCCACGCCGTGCACGAGGGGCTCCCGCGCGGCGTGTCCCCCGCGGACAACGAGCTCGGCTGGCAGATGTCACTCGGGAAGCTCGCGGCGCTCGTCGAGGGCAGCTCGCCGTAG